One Verrucomicrobiota bacterium genomic region harbors:
- a CDS encoding MFS transporter: MSEYRPLTEPQRKRAQNAALLSQLFAIMITMVVSGQYMILYANDVLGFSPQQIALIFSLAPFASIFRLPMIPWIERIGLTVSLQIARVGQILIIISLLLIPADLLSFPLLAGLILIFVLFRELGLSTVWGPLMQHITTDDDRGTFFARMRASFTMVNLSLSAGVALLIGQKMEATQYKIILAVCILGSLNSIFWSRRIPEPPKRGEDGYEAGDHSMKGLWKLFKTSPLFRIPLLVTLTVSLAELPIAIVYFREALHVPANLMGAQIFCATLGQVLSLLLWGKISDSLGFRPMLAGLLWLTLGMSLLIWIIPVFPYDLQSSADMFQEYLPGIIALMLYGFGNGVLLAGLGIATTAVNHYHVNAKNSLAALNLFALIQLLFQAAIMLVIGVLLQKIVIPQSLDATYHTGFTFDWFKAFRGGLVPLLMLLSIPAVLKLPNLKPWIGVSDFFAVFRYNPFRSMLGGRRIYDENESQRIQFARSLGETNNPLNLSMLGVLLKDPSYEVKVETIRSLAYTGSDFAGEELLKLLKDPEWRGLWNHAAWGLGELKYQCAVDLLIERLEPNSPPRVRGMAARALGKLKNPKAIQPLLDTLENETMYPHIISACSWALLQIENTASTETAFLSIIKLREREERYELLSILSRMMGISDRWILISDSRTSAHKCLHDYIETFSKKWKQEREFIIQALENQNKEVIHQALTDLLDLAPINELLPQRSLSRALEKTESWTPVTVLAAAWLLLK; the protein is encoded by the coding sequence TTGTCTGAGTATCGGCCATTAACTGAACCCCAACGGAAGCGCGCGCAAAACGCAGCCTTGTTGTCACAACTGTTTGCCATCATGATTACCATGGTGGTGTCGGGGCAGTACATGATTCTGTATGCCAATGACGTACTTGGATTTTCCCCCCAGCAAATAGCGCTGATTTTCAGTCTGGCTCCATTTGCCAGCATATTTCGCCTGCCGATGATCCCCTGGATCGAACGAATCGGGTTAACGGTCAGCCTTCAAATCGCACGGGTTGGTCAGATATTGATCATCATTTCATTGCTTCTCATACCGGCCGACCTACTCAGTTTTCCACTTCTGGCAGGTTTGATATTGATTTTCGTTTTATTCAGGGAACTTGGGCTGAGCACTGTTTGGGGTCCCCTCATGCAGCACATTACTACGGATGATGATCGTGGTACGTTTTTCGCCCGGATGCGGGCAAGCTTTACCATGGTTAACCTCTCCCTCAGCGCGGGAGTTGCCCTGCTGATCGGGCAAAAGATGGAGGCGACCCAATACAAGATTATCCTGGCAGTGTGCATACTCGGTTCCCTCAATTCCATTTTCTGGTCAAGACGTATTCCGGAACCTCCCAAGCGGGGAGAAGATGGTTACGAGGCTGGTGATCACTCGATGAAAGGGTTATGGAAATTATTCAAAACCTCACCCCTTTTCCGGATTCCCCTCTTGGTTACCTTGACGGTCTCCCTGGCGGAACTTCCGATCGCCATTGTTTATTTTCGCGAGGCTTTGCATGTGCCGGCCAACCTGATGGGTGCACAGATATTCTGCGCAACCCTGGGGCAAGTGTTGTCGCTTCTGTTGTGGGGGAAGATCTCCGACAGTCTGGGCTTTCGTCCCATGTTGGCAGGGTTACTTTGGCTTACCTTAGGTATGTCCCTTCTAATCTGGATTATTCCTGTTTTTCCTTACGACCTTCAATCTTCAGCGGATATGTTTCAGGAATACCTGCCCGGGATCATCGCCCTGATGCTCTACGGGTTTGGCAATGGCGTTCTTCTTGCAGGATTGGGAATCGCCACCACCGCGGTTAACCACTACCATGTAAATGCCAAAAACAGCCTGGCAGCACTCAATCTCTTCGCACTGATTCAACTCCTTTTCCAGGCGGCGATCATGCTGGTTATTGGGGTTCTTCTACAAAAGATAGTCATTCCCCAATCTCTGGATGCCACTTACCACACCGGGTTCACATTTGACTGGTTCAAAGCGTTCCGTGGAGGACTGGTTCCACTCCTGATGCTGCTATCCATTCCGGCCGTATTGAAGCTGCCAAATCTGAAGCCCTGGATTGGAGTTTCTGATTTCTTCGCCGTGTTTCGCTACAATCCGTTTCGAAGTATGCTGGGTGGCAGGCGGATATACGATGAGAACGAATCACAGCGAATCCAATTTGCTCGATCATTAGGCGAGACCAACAACCCTTTAAATCTTTCCATGCTAGGAGTATTGTTAAAAGACCCATCGTATGAAGTGAAAGTCGAAACAATCCGCAGTCTTGCTTATACCGGTTCAGACTTTGCCGGGGAGGAACTTTTGAAGCTTTTGAAAGATCCCGAGTGGCGGGGACTTTGGAACCATGCGGCATGGGGACTGGGCGAATTAAAGTATCAATGCGCCGTGGACCTGCTCATTGAGCGTTTGGAGCCCAACAGTCCACCTCGTGTCAGAGGCATGGCAGCCAGAGCACTTGGTAAACTGAAAAATCCAAAAGCCATTCAGCCCCTGTTGGATACGTTGGAGAATGAAACCATGTACCCGCACATAATATCGGCATGCAGTTGGGCTCTCCTGCAAATTGAAAACACCGCTTCCACGGAAACGGCATTTCTAAGTATCATCAAACTCCGTGAGCGGGAGGAACGCTATGAGCTCCTGAGTATTCTATCGCGAATGATGGGAATTTCCGATCGCTGGATACTAATTTCCGATAGTAGAACTTCTGCCCATAAATGCCTTCATGACTACATCGAAACCTTTTCCAAAAAGTGGAAACAGGAGCGTGAATTTATCATCCAAGCCTTGGAGAATCAGAATAAAGAAGTTATACACCAGGCCTTGACCGATCTCCTGGACCTTGCACCGATCAACGAATTGCTACCTCAACGATCACTTTCAAGGGCACTTGAAAAAACAGAGTCCTGGACGCCCGTGACGGTGCTGGCGGCAGCCTGGCTTCTACTGAAATAG
- a CDS encoding S1-like domain-containing RNA-binding protein, which translates to MVQVLTWGSLVSKAAHLRSPLLPPQTMLATDQDKGQLGQQMAELGKHNTLKRIRDSNNGVYLDGGDLGEILLPQRYVPVGMVDEDTISVFVFKDSEDRIVATTETPAAVVGQFAVLKVVSMNPKVGAFLDWGLSKDLLLPYREQKSDPREGDTCVVYIFVDEDSGRIIASEHVTQFTNNEGAKYAYEEEVDLLVIDQTPLGYKAIINDKHLGLLYHTDLSEPLGYGQWIVGYVSKVRDDGNIDLRRDRAGYGRVEPIGEQILEALKTNKGTLPFNDKSSPESIRAEFDVSKQAFKRAIGLLYKQKLIRLEDNGISLVK; encoded by the coding sequence ATGGTGCAGGTATTAACTTGGGGATCCTTGGTATCGAAGGCAGCTCACCTTCGGTCGCCACTACTACCTCCACAAACGATGCTTGCGACGGATCAGGACAAAGGACAGCTTGGTCAACAAATGGCTGAGCTTGGCAAACACAATACACTTAAACGCATCCGGGACTCCAATAATGGTGTCTACCTCGATGGGGGCGATCTGGGGGAAATCTTATTACCCCAACGATATGTGCCCGTGGGCATGGTAGATGAGGATACGATCTCTGTATTTGTCTTTAAAGATTCGGAGGATCGTATCGTAGCCACCACCGAAACACCCGCAGCCGTCGTTGGTCAATTCGCAGTGCTGAAGGTTGTTAGCATGAATCCAAAGGTAGGCGCATTCCTCGACTGGGGATTGAGTAAAGACCTGCTCCTTCCCTATCGTGAGCAGAAAAGTGATCCACGGGAAGGTGACACTTGTGTCGTGTACATCTTTGTCGATGAGGATAGCGGACGTATCATAGCGAGCGAACACGTGACCCAATTCACCAACAATGAGGGTGCAAAGTATGCCTATGAAGAAGAAGTCGATCTTCTGGTTATCGACCAAACCCCACTGGGCTACAAGGCGATCATTAACGATAAGCATTTGGGGCTGCTCTACCATACGGACCTCTCCGAACCCCTTGGTTACGGGCAATGGATAGTTGGCTATGTTAGCAAGGTAAGAGACGACGGGAACATCGATCTTCGCCGGGATCGTGCCGGCTACGGACGCGTTGAACCGATTGGTGAACAAATCCTTGAAGCCCTTAAAACCAATAAAGGCACCCTGCCCTTCAATGATAAATCCTCACCGGAATCCATTCGCGCAGAATTCGATGTGAGCAAACAAGCCTTCAAACGAGCGATCGGTTTGCTGTATAAACAAAAGCTCATAAGGTTGGAGGACAACGGTATCAGTTTGGTAAAATAG
- a CDS encoding DoxX family membrane protein, whose protein sequence is MKILKLIAAILFGLFLFYGGINHFMHPEFYNPFIPDFLPKLWVNYATGLVEIILGAGLCIPACRRNSALGAMVLMIAFTPIHLLDLWSETPAIGSHKAAWIRIGVQGLFIAWMFWLSRPRKIRTKTSAERRSSKPNQA, encoded by the coding sequence ATGAAGATACTAAAACTCATTGCAGCTATTCTCTTTGGATTATTTTTGTTTTACGGCGGAATTAATCATTTTATGCACCCCGAATTTTATAATCCGTTTATTCCAGATTTCTTACCCAAACTGTGGGTTAATTATGCAACAGGATTGGTTGAAATTATTCTGGGAGCAGGATTATGCATTCCAGCCTGCCGTAGAAATTCAGCGCTAGGTGCCATGGTCTTGATGATCGCTTTTACGCCGATTCATTTGTTAGACTTGTGGAGCGAAACACCTGCCATTGGCAGTCATAAGGCCGCATGGATTCGCATTGGAGTTCAGGGTCTGTTTATAGCTTGGATGTTCTGGTTGAGTCGGCCACGGAAAATTAGAACAAAAACATCCGCGGAAAGAAGGAGCAGTAAACCTAATCAAGCTTAA
- a CDS encoding arylsulfatase, translated as MRHSITSFLSLIGIYLGVTAALARQPNVVVILTDDQGWGDLSVQGNTNLSTPNIDSLAEQGVTMENFYVCQVCAPTRAEFLTGRYYPRTGVSGVSTGEERLNPDETTIADVFKANGYATGAFGKWHNGTQTPYHPNDRGFDEYYGFTSGHWGHYFSPPLNHNGKKVRGNGFVVDDFTDHAMAFIEANQEKPFFCYIPYNTPHSPMMISDEFYAKFEGKDPAMQHRNPKQEDVMMTRAALAMCENIDWNVGRILKKLDELKLSDDTIVIYFSDNGPNSYRWNGGMKGRKGAIDEGGIRSPFFIRWPEHLAAGVSVPQITGAIDLLPTLAELTGIQTKLDKSIDGRSFRPLLFDQTATWEPRVLFATKLKSVSVRTQRFRLDEAGQLFDLEKDRGQYTNVADRYPQVTADLLSQAKLHLKDMQADFRKYADRPFSVGYGPFTTLPARDGVEHGSIERSSKAPNNSFFTHWTSADDSITWDVDVGKTGTYEVIVFYTCAEGDQGATLSLSMERGDSIQAKVVDVFDPPLYDKSKERVTDSHYFVKDFKPLRLGTMRLEKGRGILRLGSLDIQGKRVVDVHSLELNRVD; from the coding sequence ATGAGACATTCTATCACCAGTTTTCTATCTCTAATCGGAATCTATCTGGGTGTGACGGCGGCTTTGGCCAGGCAACCGAATGTCGTTGTCATATTGACGGACGACCAGGGTTGGGGAGATCTCAGTGTGCAGGGGAACACCAATCTCTCCACGCCTAACATTGATTCATTGGCCGAACAAGGCGTGACGATGGAAAATTTCTATGTCTGCCAGGTGTGTGCTCCTACGCGGGCTGAGTTTTTGACCGGCCGTTATTATCCTCGAACAGGAGTGAGTGGAGTGAGTACAGGAGAGGAAAGGCTCAATCCCGATGAAACCACGATCGCCGACGTATTCAAGGCGAACGGTTACGCCACAGGAGCATTTGGAAAATGGCACAATGGGACCCAGACGCCGTATCATCCAAATGATCGTGGGTTTGACGAATACTATGGATTTACCTCCGGACATTGGGGGCACTACTTCAGTCCGCCCCTGAATCACAACGGGAAAAAAGTCCGGGGCAATGGATTTGTGGTGGATGACTTTACCGACCATGCCATGGCCTTTATAGAGGCAAATCAGGAGAAGCCATTCTTCTGTTATATTCCCTACAATACCCCGCATTCGCCGATGATGATTTCCGACGAATTCTATGCAAAATTCGAAGGCAAGGATCCGGCCATGCAGCATCGTAATCCTAAGCAGGAAGATGTAATGATGACCCGGGCGGCTCTGGCCATGTGCGAGAATATCGATTGGAACGTGGGGCGCATTCTCAAAAAGCTGGATGAGCTTAAGCTGAGCGACGACACCATCGTCATCTATTTCTCAGACAACGGTCCCAACTCTTATCGCTGGAATGGAGGCATGAAAGGTCGCAAAGGCGCCATCGACGAAGGAGGCATACGTTCTCCGTTCTTCATACGTTGGCCAGAGCACTTGGCAGCTGGTGTTAGTGTCCCTCAAATAACCGGTGCTATCGACCTGTTGCCTACCTTGGCTGAATTGACCGGCATTCAAACGAAACTCGACAAGTCCATCGACGGTCGAAGTTTTCGACCTTTGCTATTCGACCAAACAGCGACCTGGGAACCACGTGTCCTCTTTGCCACGAAGTTAAAATCGGTGAGTGTCCGTACGCAGCGCTTTCGTCTGGATGAAGCCGGGCAGTTGTTCGACCTAGAGAAAGACCGTGGACAATATACCAATGTGGCCGACCGTTATCCGCAAGTGACAGCTGATTTATTGAGTCAGGCCAAGCTTCATTTAAAGGACATGCAGGCCGACTTCAGGAAGTACGCCGACCGTCCGTTTTCCGTGGGATACGGCCCTTTCACCACCTTGCCAGCCAGGGACGGCGTGGAACACGGTTCGATTGAGCGCAGTTCCAAGGCACCCAACAACTCTTTCTTTACTCACTGGACGAGCGCGGATGATTCGATCACCTGGGATGTCGATGTAGGCAAGACCGGCACATACGAAGTGATTGTTTTCTACACCTGCGCTGAAGGCGACCAAGGGGCTACGCTAAGTCTTTCCATGGAGCGTGGTGATTCCATACAGGCCAAGGTCGTTGATGTCTTTGATCCTCCACTCTACGATAAATCAAAAGAGCGCGTCACAGATTCCCACTACTTTGTTAAAGATTTTAAACCTCTCCGGCTGGGTACAATGCGCCTTGAAAAAGGAAGAGGAATACTCCGGCTTGGTTCGCTGGATATCCAAGGCAAACGAGTGGTGGATGTTCACTCCCTGGAATTGAATCGGGTCGATTGA